The following proteins come from a genomic window of Nostoc sp. TCL26-01:
- a CDS encoding YlxR family protein, giving the protein MQPNYRRCISCRKVGLKQDFWRIVRVFPSGKVQLNQGMGRSAYICPQMSCLQAAQKKNRLGRSLQATVPETLYQTLWQNLAQNNPQNQI; this is encoded by the coding sequence ATGCAACCTAATTATCGGCGTTGTATTAGTTGCCGTAAAGTTGGACTAAAACAAGACTTTTGGCGGATTGTCCGTGTCTTTCCATCAGGGAAGGTACAATTGAATCAGGGCATGGGGCGTTCAGCCTACATTTGCCCACAGATGAGTTGCTTACAAGCAGCTCAGAAAAAAAATCGACTAGGGCGATCGCTACAAGCAACAGTGCCAGAAACACTGTACCAAACATTGTGGCAAAATCTAGCCCAAAACAATCCCCAAAACCAAATTTAG
- the nusA gene encoding transcription termination factor NusA yields MSMVSLPGLKELIESISRERNLPRLAVQAAIREALLKGYERYRRAQNLERKQFDEDYFDNFEVELDIDDEGFRVLSTKTIVEEVSNTDHQISLDEVQQVAPEAQLGDSVVLDVTPDQGEFGRMAAMQTKQVLAQKLRDQQRQMVQEEFQDLESTVLQARVLRFERQSVILAVASGFGQPEVEAELPKREQLPNDNYRANATFKVYLKKVSQGQQRGPQLLVSRADAGLVVYLFANEVPEIEDEVVRIVAVAREANPPSRYVGPRTKIAVDTLDRDVDPVGACIGARGSRIQVVVNELRGEKIDVIRWSPDPATYIANALSPARVDEVRLMDPETRQTHVLVAEDQLSLAIGKEGQNVRLAARLTGWKIDIKDKAKYDHAAEDTKFIAVRANYQLEEDDNEFEELEYEENQEEELEDESFDTRDEE; encoded by the coding sequence ATGTCAATGGTGAGTTTACCAGGATTAAAAGAGCTAATAGAAAGTATCAGCCGTGAACGCAATTTGCCTCGTTTAGCAGTTCAAGCAGCGATTAGAGAGGCACTACTCAAGGGTTACGAACGTTATCGTCGCGCTCAAAATTTAGAACGTAAGCAATTCGATGAAGATTACTTTGATAATTTTGAAGTCGAATTAGATATTGATGATGAAGGATTCCGTGTTCTTTCCACAAAAACCATTGTGGAAGAAGTAAGTAATACTGACCATCAAATATCTTTAGATGAAGTGCAGCAAGTTGCACCTGAAGCTCAATTAGGAGATTCTGTCGTCCTAGATGTCACTCCAGATCAAGGAGAATTTGGACGCATGGCAGCCATGCAAACCAAGCAAGTACTGGCGCAAAAACTCCGGGATCAACAGCGCCAAATGGTGCAAGAAGAGTTCCAAGATTTAGAAAGTACAGTTTTGCAAGCCAGAGTTTTGCGGTTTGAGCGCCAATCAGTGATCCTAGCTGTCGCCAGTGGTTTTGGGCAACCAGAAGTAGAAGCAGAATTACCGAAACGAGAACAGCTACCCAACGATAATTACCGCGCGAACGCCACATTTAAGGTATATCTGAAAAAAGTCTCCCAAGGTCAACAACGGGGACCACAGCTACTAGTATCCCGTGCTGATGCAGGTTTAGTAGTTTACCTATTCGCCAACGAAGTCCCAGAAATTGAAGATGAAGTGGTAAGAATTGTGGCTGTAGCCAGAGAAGCCAATCCTCCCTCTCGCTATGTGGGGCCACGGACTAAAATAGCAGTAGATACCCTTGATCGTGATGTAGACCCCGTAGGAGCTTGTATTGGCGCTAGGGGATCACGGATTCAAGTAGTAGTTAACGAATTACGTGGGGAAAAAATTGACGTGATTCGTTGGTCACCAGACCCAGCAACATACATTGCTAATGCCCTGAGTCCTGCCAGGGTAGATGAAGTCCGCCTGATGGACCCGGAAACTCGTCAGACTCATGTTTTGGTCGCTGAAGATCAACTGAGTTTAGCGATTGGCAAAGAAGGACAAAATGTTCGCTTGGCTGCCCGCTTAACTGGTTGGAAAATCGACATTAAAGACAAAGCCAAATATGATCATGCGGCTGAAGATACCAAATTTATAGCTGTCCGGGCCAACTATCAACTAGAGGAAGATGACAATGAATTCGAGGAACTAGAGTATGAAGAGAATCAAGAAGAAGAATTAGAGGATGAATCTTTTGACACCAGAGATGAAGAGTAA
- the rimP gene encoding ribosome maturation factor RimP encodes MAHPLIPQITDLAIPVAEQLGLEVVGIVFHTNQRPPVLRVDIRNPQQDTGLDDCERMSRALEASLDATEIIPDAYVLEVSSPGISRQLVTDREFISFKGFPITISTSPSYEGQQDWAGQLIRRDETKVYINQKGRAIAIPRSLITKVQLHEPR; translated from the coding sequence ATGGCTCATCCTCTAATTCCACAGATTACAGATTTAGCAATCCCAGTAGCAGAACAACTGGGCTTAGAAGTCGTTGGCATTGTTTTTCACACTAACCAAAGACCGCCAGTATTGCGGGTAGATATCCGCAATCCTCAACAGGATACTGGTCTAGATGACTGTGAGCGCATGAGCCGTGCGCTAGAAGCTTCTTTAGATGCGACAGAGATTATTCCAGATGCCTATGTCTTGGAAGTGTCTAGTCCTGGTATTTCGCGCCAACTAGTAACTGATAGAGAATTTATTTCCTTTAAAGGATTTCCGATAACTATCTCCACTTCCCCATCCTACGAAGGCCAACAAGATTGGGCTGGTCAGTTGATTCGCCGGGATGAGACAAAAGTTTACATAAATCAAAAAGGTCGTGCGATCGCAATTCCTCGCTCTCTTATCACTAAGGTGCAGCTACATGAACCTCGATAG
- a CDS encoding peptidoglycan-binding protein encodes MWCGLGKSSMAIAATCLISTSFVVANTTFAARARNYTPQQFRAVLRGLGYNVKVTNGPLTDAETKKAITEFQKGYKLTADGIAGPKTQDFAANIIQILQANLNAVLKPNPLLPRDQFYGPKTEAAVKEFQKKFQLQETGIANLALRQKLNEEAKKVISQPSTEPTPTPTASPTTKPTPTPTASPTTKPTPTPTASPTTKPTTSPTAKPTTKPTPTPTTSPTASPSPTASPTTSPSPTASPTTTP; translated from the coding sequence ATGTGGTGTGGATTGGGAAAATCAAGCATGGCAATTGCTGCCACCTGCTTAATTAGCACTAGTTTCGTGGTGGCAAATACAACCTTTGCTGCTAGAGCGCGTAACTATACACCGCAGCAATTCCGGGCTGTGTTGCGGGGTTTGGGTTACAACGTGAAAGTCACCAACGGGCCTCTGACTGATGCAGAAACGAAAAAAGCTATCACTGAGTTCCAAAAGGGTTACAAGCTAACTGCTGATGGCATAGCCGGCCCCAAAACTCAAGATTTTGCTGCGAATATCATTCAAATCTTGCAAGCTAATTTAAACGCTGTACTCAAGCCTAATCCGCTTCTACCTCGTGATCAATTTTACGGCCCCAAAACAGAAGCAGCCGTCAAAGAATTCCAGAAGAAGTTTCAGCTACAAGAAACCGGGATTGCTAATTTAGCACTCCGTCAAAAGCTGAATGAAGAAGCCAAGAAAGTGATTAGTCAGCCGAGTACTGAACCAACACCAACACCAACGGCTTCCCCGACAACTAAGCCAACACCAACACCAACGGCTTCACCAACAACTAAGCCAACACCAACACCAACGGCTTCACCAACAACTAAGCCAACAACATCACCAACGGCTAAACCGACTACAAAGCCAACACCAACACCAACGACTTCACCAACAGCATCCCCATCACCGACAGCTTCACCCACAACATCTCCATCACCGACGGCTTCACCCACAACTACACCCTAA
- a CDS encoding type II toxin-antitoxin system VapC family toxin, producing the protein MSGEIALDTSAAVRFLNGDATITERVLVLPEVILPIIVVGELLFGAENSTRPLQNLPRYLEFISACRVLPLGRETATMYAQTRLALKRKGRPIPMNDIWIAAQCLEHSWVLVTDDTDFDYVDGLILERW; encoded by the coding sequence ATGAGTGGTGAGATTGCACTTGATACCTCTGCTGCGGTTCGTTTTTTAAACGGAGACGCGACAATTACTGAAAGGGTATTGGTTTTACCGGAAGTAATCCTGCCAATAATTGTCGTCGGAGAGTTATTATTTGGTGCAGAAAATTCAACCCGTCCATTACAAAACTTGCCGCGCTACCTGGAGTTCATATCGGCTTGTAGAGTTTTGCCATTAGGAAGAGAAACAGCAACAATGTATGCACAAACTCGGTTGGCGTTGAAGCGCAAAGGGCGACCAATTCCAATGAATGATATATGGATTGCTGCTCAGTGCCTAGAACATAGTTGGGTATTAGTGACTGATGATACTGATTTTGATTATGTAGATGGACTGATATTGGAACGCTGGTAG
- a CDS encoding DUF433 domain-containing protein: MFNNTPIISASPEIMGGTPVFAGTRVPVQTLLDYLKAGETIDDFLEGFPTVNKEQVVAFLEEAGKQLVSMVA; the protein is encoded by the coding sequence ATGTTTAACAACACTCCAATCATCAGCGCATCTCCTGAGATTATGGGCGGTACTCCAGTTTTTGCCGGAACTAGGGTTCCTGTTCAAACACTACTAGATTATCTCAAAGCAGGAGAGACAATCGATGATTTCCTAGAAGGGTTTCCGACTGTCAACAAAGAGCAAGTCGTCGCTTTTCTAGAAGAAGCGGGAAAGCAACTTGTCAGTATGGTGGCATAA
- a CDS encoding DUF5615 family PIN-like protein produces the protein MKILLDECIDRRLAREFVDYEVKTVPQMGWAGVKNGQLLTLAESAFDVFITVDRNLSFQQNLPQFDIVVIVLQAPSNRLADLKPLAAKILDTLPTAAKGKATIVST, from the coding sequence ATGAAGATTTTGTTGGATGAGTGCATTGACCGTAGATTGGCAAGAGAGTTTGTTGACTATGAAGTGAAAACAGTTCCCCAAATGGGATGGGCAGGGGTAAAGAACGGTCAACTTCTTACACTTGCGGAATCAGCATTTGATGTATTCATCACAGTTGATCGCAACTTGTCGTTTCAACAGAATCTGCCACAGTTCGATATTGTAGTAATTGTTTTGCAAGCACCATCAAATCGTTTAGCGGATCTAAAGCCTTTAGCAGCAAAAATCTTAGATACTTTACCTACCGCAGCTAAAGGAAAAGCGACAATAGTTAGCACTTAG
- a CDS encoding folylpolyglutamate synthase/dihydrofolate synthase family protein, with amino-acid sequence MSEFVSVDSLLEPFQHFGVNLGLSRIVNLLANLGNPQQRVPVIHVAGTNGKGSVCAYLSAVLTEAGYRTGRYTSPHLVDWTERICLDEQPISHEELCQLLLQVQAAVSFDESPTQFEVITAAAWLYFAQQQVDVAVVEVGLGGRLDATNVISEPLVTIITSISREHWQQLGPTVADIAGEKAGILKSGCPVVMGSLPPDADKVVRSRAQELQCPLITPQPAHQIAPGWAEYQTIKYPLPLQGQIQLSNSALALAAVEVLQAQGWQISATAIVNGMAKTQWPGRMQWVNWHNHKLLIDGAHNPAAAQVLRNYVDSLKPPSVTWVMGMLATKDHADIFQVLLQPNDQLYLVPVPDNKSAHPEELAQLAISICPELSLCQTSSDLLLALEFACNARDNLIVLCGSLYLIGHFFSCEKRNG; translated from the coding sequence ATGTCTGAATTTGTTAGTGTCGATTCTTTACTTGAACCATTTCAACACTTTGGTGTTAACTTGGGACTCTCACGTATCGTTAACCTGTTAGCGAATCTTGGCAACCCCCAGCAGCGAGTTCCCGTGATTCATGTTGCGGGAACAAATGGGAAAGGTTCTGTCTGTGCCTATCTTTCTGCTGTACTTACTGAGGCTGGATATCGTACGGGGCGTTATACTTCTCCCCATTTAGTTGATTGGACAGAACGTATTTGCTTGGATGAACAGCCGATTTCCCATGAGGAACTTTGTCAATTATTACTGCAAGTACAAGCTGCTGTTAGCTTTGATGAGTCACCAACGCAATTTGAGGTGATTACTGCCGCAGCTTGGCTATATTTTGCCCAGCAGCAAGTTGATGTAGCTGTGGTCGAGGTGGGACTGGGGGGACGCTTGGATGCGACTAATGTGATTTCTGAGCCGTTAGTGACAATTATCACTTCCATTAGCCGTGAACATTGGCAGCAGTTAGGGCCGACTGTTGCTGATATTGCTGGGGAAAAAGCAGGTATTCTCAAGTCAGGATGTCCGGTTGTGATGGGGAGTTTACCACCTGATGCTGACAAAGTTGTGCGATCGCGCGCTCAAGAATTACAATGTCCATTAATTACTCCCCAACCTGCTCATCAAATCGCTCCTGGATGGGCAGAATATCAAACAATTAAATATCCTTTACCTTTACAAGGACAGATTCAGCTGAGTAATTCAGCTTTAGCTTTAGCAGCTGTGGAAGTTCTCCAAGCACAAGGTTGGCAGATTTCGGCAACAGCAATTGTTAATGGCATGGCAAAAACTCAATGGCCAGGTCGAATGCAATGGGTGAATTGGCACAATCACAAATTATTAATTGATGGCGCGCATAATCCTGCTGCTGCCCAAGTTTTGCGAAACTATGTAGATAGCCTCAAGCCTCCATCAGTAACATGGGTGATGGGAATGCTGGCGACTAAAGACCACGCTGATATTTTTCAGGTTTTATTACAACCAAATGACCAATTATATTTAGTGCCTGTTCCTGATAACAAATCTGCTCATCCAGAGGAATTAGCCCAGCTAGCTATCAGTATCTGTCCAGAACTAAGCCTTTGTCAAACTTCTTCAGATTTATTATTAGCACTAGAATTTGCCTGTAATGCTAGAGATAATTTAATAGTTTTATGTGGTTCTCTCTATTTAATTGGACACTTTTTTAGTTGTGAAAAGAGGAATGGGTAA
- a CDS encoding PAS domain S-box protein, producing MVEPATLLSDAISQMVKQGVDVLLVGSLQTLGWLSEHDVVKLVALGIDLPTTPVSAVMNPIEIKLKLSDLEDISKIVLLSRQYQSNCLLIVDEEDQLVGTVSHKNVCQVIEQITQLNQQIDIDDDCLAPAAMPLTKSELGIEIMELVDHSLIWQHRNRQQLLDMSDRQMTQQQLMLQLILDTIPECICWKDINSVFLGCNLNFARMLGFEHPEEIVGKTDDDLLANYQDADFCRASDARVIKTGTPEYHIIELLLKTNEQQIWLKTNKVPLRDSEGKVIGVLCTLEDVSEQQAALRDRQEALTQSEQRFRNLVEASSDWVWEVDENTIYTYASPQIRDILGYEPQELLGKTPFDFMPPAEAQRVKDIFAPIAAMQQPFKFLESINIHRDGHLVILETSGVPIVDLTGKLCGYRGIDRDITTRKQAEVNLHNTQQQLQAILDNSPTVIFVLDTQNRFVLINQEYEKLINFTQNEIVGKSIYDVWPDDIAKRFALNNHLLMTNGIPTESEEVIPQQDGLHTYLTVKFPLKDVHGVTYAVCGIATDITERKRAEEELRQSEERFRLLIADVKDYAIYMLDPEGRVMSWNSGAECITGYQTTEIIGQDFACFFVPEDIAKALPTQQLEIAAATGRYECESLFVRKDGSHFWANCILTALRDQTSKLRGFAKVTRDITERKMAEDCLLRFQKAIESTSDGVAIEDNQGIGIYVNPAFTELYGYNLEELQAVGGMWVIFHMPDERSQIFTSVLKGESWRGEVTMRSHEGNLLQVDLRVDAIKDTNGKVVGTVCIHTDITQRQQVEEGLRLRDRAIDASSNGIIIADASIPNGPIIYVNPAFERMTGYLAEEVIGQNFRLFQSADIEQPGIQELKLAMQAGKACTVVLRNYRKDGRLLWNELNISPVYDSTGQLTHYIGIQTDITERKQAETALLISQQRLQYLLTSSPAVIYTCKTLGDFGDIFVSDNITTITGYETWEFIQDTNFWSNRIHPEDLSSVLAEFSQVLEKRQYKLEYRFLHKDGTYHWLYDQGRIVEDDTGNPVEMVGYLIDMTERKQLEEELKIALEKEKELSELKSRFVSMTSHEFRTPLSTILSSSELLEHYRHKWTEEKQLIHLHRIQSAVKRMTEMLNDVLVIGKAEAGKLEFIPTSFDLMAYCRHLVGEIQANISNQQLHFISEYKTIPCYMDEKLLGHILHNLLANAIKYSPDDSTIQFTFDCQNEYAIFEIKDQGIGIPPEDIPRLFESFHRAKNVGNIVGTGLGLAIVKKCVDIYQGEISVVSQLGMGTKFTVKLPLNNQI from the coding sequence ATGGTTGAGCCAGCAACGCTGTTGTCAGATGCTATTTCCCAGATGGTAAAACAAGGTGTGGATGTCTTGTTAGTTGGTAGTTTGCAGACACTTGGGTGGTTGTCAGAACATGATGTAGTGAAATTGGTAGCTTTGGGAATTGATTTGCCAACAACTCCCGTGTCCGCAGTCATGAATCCTATAGAAATCAAATTAAAACTCTCAGATTTGGAAGATATCTCTAAAATAGTTTTATTATCACGGCAATATCAATCAAATTGCTTGTTAATTGTCGATGAAGAAGATCAACTAGTGGGAACAGTTAGTCATAAAAATGTTTGTCAAGTAATAGAACAAATAACACAGCTAAACCAGCAAATAGATATTGATGATGACTGTTTAGCGCCCGCAGCAATGCCACTAACTAAGTCAGAACTAGGAATAGAAATAATGGAACTAGTTGATCACAGCTTAATCTGGCAGCACAGGAATAGACAACAACTGTTAGATATGAGCGATCGCCAAATGACTCAACAGCAACTAATGTTGCAGCTAATTCTCGATACCATTCCTGAGTGCATTTGCTGGAAGGATATCAATTCCGTCTTTTTAGGCTGTAATCTGAATTTTGCCAGGATGCTAGGCTTTGAGCATCCAGAAGAGATTGTGGGTAAAACCGACGATGATCTGCTTGCCAATTATCAAGACGCAGACTTTTGCCGAGCATCTGATGCTAGAGTCATTAAGACCGGTACTCCTGAGTATCACATCATTGAACTCTTACTTAAAACCAATGAGCAGCAAATTTGGTTAAAGACAAATAAAGTTCCCCTTCGTGATAGTGAAGGTAAGGTGATTGGTGTTCTCTGTACACTAGAAGATGTGAGCGAACAACAAGCGGCACTACGCGATCGCCAAGAAGCACTCACTCAAAGTGAACAACGCTTCCGCAACTTGGTAGAAGCGAGTAGTGATTGGGTTTGGGAAGTTGATGAAAATACTATTTATACTTACGCAAGTCCTCAAATCAGAGATATTTTAGGTTACGAACCACAGGAATTATTAGGTAAAACACCCTTCGACTTTATGCCACCAGCAGAAGCCCAGCGTGTAAAAGATATTTTTGCACCCATTGCGGCAATGCAACAGCCATTTAAATTTTTGGAGAGTATTAACATTCATCGAGATGGTCATTTAGTCATTTTGGAAACTAGCGGAGTCCCAATAGTTGATCTAACAGGTAAACTTTGTGGCTATCGGGGTATAGATCGAGATATTACAACGCGCAAACAAGCAGAGGTGAACCTACACAACACTCAGCAGCAATTACAAGCCATTTTAGATAACTCACCAACGGTAATTTTTGTCTTAGATACTCAAAATCGCTTTGTGTTGATTAATCAAGAGTATGAAAAGCTCATCAATTTTACCCAAAATGAAATCGTTGGCAAAAGTATTTATGATGTTTGGCCTGATGATATTGCTAAGAGATTTGCGTTAAACAATCATCTATTAATGACCAATGGTATTCCAACAGAAAGCGAAGAAGTCATTCCCCAACAAGATGGTTTACACACTTACCTAACTGTTAAGTTTCCTCTCAAAGATGTTCATGGTGTCACGTATGCAGTATGTGGGATTGCGACAGATATCACTGAACGTAAACGAGCAGAAGAAGAATTACGTCAGAGTGAAGAACGCTTCCGTTTATTGATAGCAGATGTCAAAGACTACGCAATTTATATGCTTGATCCTGAAGGACGAGTCATGAGTTGGAATTCTGGTGCAGAATGTATTACTGGTTATCAGACTACAGAGATTATCGGGCAAGATTTCGCTTGCTTTTTTGTGCCAGAAGATATAGCTAAAGCTTTACCAACTCAGCAACTAGAAATTGCCGCAGCTACTGGGCGATATGAATGTGAAAGTCTTTTTGTTCGTAAAGATGGTTCACATTTTTGGGCAAATTGCATTTTAACGGCATTACGCGATCAAACTAGTAAATTACGTGGTTTTGCTAAGGTAACTCGTGATATTACAGAGCGTAAAATGGCAGAGGATTGTTTATTGCGTTTCCAGAAAGCAATTGAAAGCACAAGTGATGGTGTTGCCATTGAAGACAACCAAGGTATTGGTATTTATGTTAACCCGGCTTTTACGGAATTATATGGATATAACTTAGAAGAATTACAAGCGGTAGGTGGAATGTGGGTAATTTTCCATATGCCTGATGAACGTAGCCAAATCTTTACTAGTGTTCTCAAAGGGGAGTCTTGGCGGGGTGAGGTGACTATGCGATCGCATGAGGGTAATCTATTACAAGTTGACCTCAGAGTTGATGCAATTAAAGATACTAATGGTAAAGTTGTCGGTACTGTATGTATTCATACAGATATTACTCAACGTCAGCAAGTAGAAGAAGGTTTAAGATTACGTGATCGAGCGATCGATGCTAGCAGTAATGGGATTATTATTGCTGATGCTAGCATCCCCAACGGGCCGATTATCTACGTCAATCCAGCTTTTGAACGAATGACAGGCTACTTGGCAGAGGAAGTTATTGGTCAAAACTTTCGCCTCTTCCAAAGCGCTGATATTGAACAACCAGGAATCCAAGAACTTAAACTAGCCATGCAAGCAGGCAAAGCTTGTACTGTAGTTCTCCGGAACTATCGTAAAGATGGTCGCCTATTGTGGAATGAGTTAAACATTTCCCCAGTTTACGACTCAACAGGTCAACTCACCCACTACATTGGCATTCAAACAGATATCACTGAACGCAAACAAGCAGAAACAGCATTACTCATCAGCCAACAGCGACTGCAATATCTGCTTACCTCTAGTCCAGCCGTAATTTATACTTGTAAAACTTTGGGAGATTTTGGCGATATTTTTGTCAGCGACAATATCACCACTATAACTGGTTATGAAACTTGGGAGTTTATTCAAGATACAAATTTTTGGTCTAATCGTATCCACCCAGAAGATTTATCTTCCGTGTTGGCAGAATTTTCTCAAGTGTTAGAGAAAAGACAATACAAATTAGAATATCGCTTTCTCCATAAAGATGGTACATATCATTGGCTATATGATCAAGGTCGGATAGTTGAAGATGACACAGGTAACCCAGTAGAAATGGTTGGTTACCTGATAGATATGACAGAACGCAAACAACTAGAAGAAGAATTAAAAATCGCACTAGAAAAAGAAAAAGAACTCAGCGAACTCAAATCTCGCTTTGTCTCTATGACTTCCCACGAATTTCGTACACCATTAAGTACTATTCTGTCTTCATCGGAACTACTAGAACACTATCGCCACAAATGGACAGAAGAAAAACAACTCATTCATTTACATCGGATTCAATCTGCTGTCAAGCGCATGACAGAGATGTTAAATGATGTTTTAGTCATTGGTAAAGCAGAAGCGGGAAAACTAGAATTCATCCCCACATCCTTCGATTTGATGGCTTATTGTCGTCATTTGGTCGGAGAAATACAGGCAAACATTAGCAATCAACAGCTGCACTTTATTAGTGAATATAAAACCATACCATGTTATATGGATGAGAAATTGCTAGGACATATTCTGCATAATTTACTGGCAAATGCTATTAAATATTCTCCTGATGACAGCACTATTCAATTTACTTTTGACTGCCAGAATGAATATGCCATATTTGAAATTAAAGATCAGGGCATTGGCATACCCCCAGAAGACATACCTCGGTTGTTTGAATCCTTCCATCGTGCCAAAAATGTTGGCAATATAGTCGGGACTGGCTTAGGTTTAGCCATTGTCAAAAAATGTGTTGATATTTATCAAGGTGAAATCTCTGTTGTTAGTCAACTGGGAATGGGGACAAAATTTACTGTGAAACTACCATTGAATAATCAAATATAA
- a CDS encoding EAL domain-containing response regulator: protein MIKILVIEDEESVRENILDLLAAEDFSTIAAANGKIGINLALAEFPDLVLCDMMMPEVDGYGVLTALRQEPLTATIPFIFLTAKSAKADFRQGMDMGADDYLTKPFTRAELLSAVMNRLERQATLKKYLSNQNLIKTSSPKLQLLEMGLHKVIKQQNFQEFVLYYQPIVNINSGKIVAAESLLRWHSPELGFVTPTEFIPIAESTGLIVPIDQWVVKNVCQQIQTWHKAGVECLTISVNLSAMEFNTPDFIQQITDALKINNLSPHCLEIELTESMIMQDLNITIVAMKKLQSLGVKIAIDDFGTGYSSLIYLKNLPVSTLKIDRYFIHNVDEDIQKSAITKALIEMAHNMNIQVIAEGVETEAELAFLKQNKCDAMQGFLFSRPLPAAEFENFLWTNKHLTV, encoded by the coding sequence ATGATTAAAATTTTAGTAATTGAAGATGAAGAATCAGTCAGAGAAAATATTCTAGATTTGCTAGCAGCAGAAGATTTTTCTACTATAGCTGCTGCCAATGGCAAAATTGGCATAAATTTAGCTTTAGCAGAATTTCCTGACCTAGTTTTATGCGATATGATGATGCCAGAAGTTGATGGTTATGGTGTATTGACAGCGTTACGCCAAGAACCATTAACAGCAACTATTCCTTTTATTTTTCTCACAGCTAAATCAGCTAAAGCAGATTTTCGTCAAGGTATGGATATGGGTGCAGATGATTATCTAACCAAGCCATTTACCAGAGCAGAATTATTGAGCGCTGTGATGAATCGGCTAGAAAGACAAGCTACGTTAAAAAAGTATTTGAGCAATCAAAATTTAATTAAAACATCATCTCCAAAATTGCAGTTATTAGAGATGGGGTTACATAAAGTGATTAAGCAACAAAATTTTCAAGAATTTGTGCTGTATTATCAACCAATAGTTAATATTAATTCTGGCAAAATAGTTGCAGCCGAAAGTTTATTACGTTGGCATAGTCCGGAGTTAGGTTTTGTTACTCCTACAGAATTTATTCCCATAGCCGAGTCCACAGGTTTAATTGTGCCGATTGATCAGTGGGTAGTAAAAAACGTGTGTCAGCAAATTCAAACCTGGCATAAAGCTGGAGTAGAATGTTTGACAATTTCGGTCAACTTATCAGCAATGGAATTTAATACACCAGATTTTATTCAACAAATTACAGATGCTTTAAAAATTAATAATTTGTCTCCACATTGCTTAGAAATAGAATTAACAGAAAGCATGATTATGCAAGATTTAAACATTACGATTGTTGCTATGAAAAAATTACAATCTCTAGGAGTGAAAATTGCGATCGATGATTTTGGCACTGGTTATTCTTCTTTAATCTACTTGAAAAATTTACCAGTCAGTACTCTAAAAATCGACCGCTATTTTATTCATAATGTAGATGAAGATATCCAAAAGTCTGCTATTACCAAAGCTTTAATTGAAATGGCACATAACATGAATATACAAGTGATTGCTGAAGGAGTCGAAACGGAAGCAGAGTTGGCATTTCTCAAGCAAAACAAATGTGATGCTATGCAAGGTTTTTTGTTCAGTCGTCCATTACCAGCAGCAGAATTTGAAAACTTTTTATGGACTAACAAGCATTTGACTGTTTAA